Below is a genomic region from Hevea brasiliensis isolate MT/VB/25A 57/8 chromosome 3, ASM3005281v1, whole genome shotgun sequence.
ttatatagtatagtaaaaaatatattaaattatgttattaaaataaaCTAGTAAATAATTCACACGTGTCACATTTTTTATTATAGTGTGCAACATAGGCTAAAAAATATgtttaaaaattacaaaaattgtgTTTAAAAATTACCGTATGACATCTcttttattatctttatttttaaatttatcttataaaattaacttatcatattaaaaattaatttatctaaatatttttaaatttaattacgaAAATCTTATCTCAACTACTaaaatctaaaattatttttagtgtattttttaaaattttaaaattttcttaaatttacaacttaaaattatatttatcatattatatatctctaaaatcaattattttttaactaAATTTTTAATTACACTAAAAAAGGATgatttacttatatatatatatatatatatatatatatatatatatatatatattcagtaaaaaattatttagaaaatttaaatataaatttttaaaatatttcttatatttaaaatataaaaattttaataatggtATTCCTAAAATCGCTGtatacatttttttattttatctttttattggtgtatgtcaaataatttaaaaattaagtaaaaaattaattaaaaaattaattaataaatttatttattaaatttgaaataaaatttaattaatcaaaatattaaaattgtattataattttaaaattataaaatataataaaatatatatttaattatattattaaaataaaataataaataatttatgtaatACGGGTGAAGTGACTGGTTATAAATAATCCAAAACAGTAAAAGGTAGGAGTTGGACAAGCGCAAGTTTGGTGGATTTTTCTAAGACCTTTGTTCTACATCTGTTTCTTTTCATTACCCAACTACAACATTCATCCTCAAGGCAATCAGATTTGATTTCTAAGAGATCGAGGTCAGAGGAAAAAACTTTCCCACGAGAAAATGAGGTCGGTTAGATTTTTCATggagatttttatttatttttttattattatgtaatacaaatttatatattaaaaaataaactaaaaattaaaaatatagacTTTAAACATAATGTTATATATATctagttataatatttaaatataaatagttataatatatgTATGCTCAAGCCATTGACACTTCAATTCTACTCTTGAATCTTCCACTAGCAGTCTCCTTGTAAACTCCTTTCTTTTGACTTTTGGTTTGTGATGCATGAGGATCACCTATATTGAACGGTGTAAGAGTATTCATCTTGTCACTCTCTTCACCTGTGAGCAAATATCATCTCCAAATCATTAATAATGATTTTGTAAATCTCCTCTGATCTTTTAGCAAGATGAGACAATTGATTTATATAGCGGCAAACATATATACTTTGCAAAGCTTCTGTCACATGATTCTCCCCCGTAGAAATAAATCCATCTTCACAAATCCTCATGCTCTATTTTGCTTCCTTAGTCCAACGCTGTAAAATGTAGTAAACTGGGATTTCTACAATGTTTTTGAATTGAAAAATTACCAATAAATGCCTGCACAACAATACCCATAAACTCAAAATATTGGCATTGACAGTTGCCAATTTTTGAGTTTAAATCCAAATAGACAATTAAAGTGTCATGAGAATCAAAAGAATTTGATACTTTATATTGAAGACAGGCACCATTCTTTTCAATCATCTCTTTAGTGAAGTGATTGCTCTTCAACAATTGctcttgaaacaaattaaaaatgTTTCTGGTGTAAATCGATGCTGCATGATGTTCTATCTTTGACTCAATCTTCAGAATGCGCGACTTATTTTTTTACTCAAaatcttcttttatttctttgtcACAATCGCTATCCACTGCTTTATCATACTTTATCACAAACTCTTGCAATGAAGTCTTTGCAtcaataaaagaataaaaaaaagcaTTTATGCTCTTACTTCTTTGGATTGTATTCATTCTCGCAAAAAAAGTGTTCATCTTATAGGCAGGAATCCATGACTCTCGAATACTATGCAATGTTTCAAGCCATTCATTTTTCTCCAAGCCATATCTGACAATCAAATCCCGCCAATCCTCTTCAAATTGATTCACTGTAGTTGATTCACGaatacatttcttcaattcatgttTGAAGGTTGAATTTTTGTGATATATATGTGCAAGTTTTTCGGGAAACTTCTTTTTGATATGCCATAGACATAAGCAATGACGAGTTGTAGGGAAAACTTTTTTATCTTGATCTATGATAATAGATATTGGTCTTTTCTCATACATCGCCTTAAGCCATGTTTCAAATAACCAAATAAAAGATTGTTCTGATTCATCTTGTAATAAAGCACAACGAAACAAAATAGATTGACAATGATGGTTCAATTCTGTGAATGGGGCAAATGGCATGGCATATTTGTTGGTCTTGTAAGAGGTATCAAAAGTAATAACATCCCCAAAATATTGATAAGCTAACCCAAAAAAAATTTACCATTCACGCATCATCGTCACATTAAATTGCATAAAAGAAATTAGGATTCTCAACTTGTCTTTTCTTACAAAAACTCAAGACAGCCTGAGCATCTCCAACATCTAAGTTCTTTTTTCTTAAATTCCTAAGGTGATTCCAACAATCTCTATTAGAAAATTGTTGGTCATCACCACTAAACATTGTTGCCACTTTTCCTGTTGGAATTCCTTCCTCATTAAATTTTTCAACAAGATTTTTTATAGCTGAAGACATCTTTTTATGACATCTAAGGTAAGTTACACTCCTAGGACTTATCATTAAATGATTATGATCATTGTTAAATGATTTAACTACCTAATACTTCATTTCTTTCCCCTTTGAAACCTTAAACATTGCTCCACAATCTGTTCTTAAAGTAGAGCATCTTTTTCTGAGATTTGTTCCCTCATTTTTGCTCTCTTCTTTATAGTGGCCTTcattataacatacataagtaCGACTTATTACTTTATTGCTTTGAGAGCCAATAACACTTGATTGAATATGAATTCCAAAACCTTTTTCCTTTGCAAATGATTTATAAAATAGTTCGACAGCATCCAAAGAATCAAATTCCATTCCCACATAAGGCAAAGATATGATTTCACTAACCTCTTTACCTCGATCATCATCATTAACATTAATACTTTGGGAAGATGTATTTTTCACGTCCATAAGTGAAGATTCAATGTCAACCtgataaaaaattaaacaaaattagtatctttttctttatctaatcatataatagttattaaaaaatagaaaaaaaagcaaATTTATACCCAcgtaaaactatgacaaaaaataatataaattactcgtaacttcatcaattcaatttaaatattataaatgtaaagtataaataaacttaaataaaagaaattggcTTACCACATAATGAACTCCATCATTATtttccttcttcattgaagaaatTGGATTTGTAAGAATTTCTTTTTATCAAGGATACGAAAAGCCAAAAAGaagataaaggaataataaaataGGATCAAACCAGTAGAAAATTTGCTTATGGATATTGTAACCACGTTGCCATCATAAGAGAGGATTGGCATTTTTTGTAATTAGAGATAAGTGTAATTAATGATGTTGTAAATAAGAGAGAGAAAATACATTAGTTTATAAattaatcatttgtataaatcatTAGATCTGATTTAAATCAATGGCTGAAAAAATGTGTACAACTTTTAGTTTCACACGTGTAATTGGATCCTAtctcatatataaatatattagtttttaataaatatattatcatATGAGGATAGAAAGGTATTTTCTCTATTCCCGCTTGCAAAATATCGGGGTCAGGACATAATCGTAGAAAGGGAGCGCAAGCAGATAAAATCGAATTCAGAACAAATTGCCATCGCTAAAAATGTCCTTATCCAAGTTTAGcacctaaaaatatttttaatttgaggCGGGAGGCAGTTCGATGGAAGAACGCGCTGTTGCGATCCCCTATATATATAGAAGCTATTAATCAGAGCTATCAGTCTTTAGCTCCTGAGCAATTTGTGGTGGAGGATATTATTACTAAGAAATCTccgtttaattctttttttttttttttaattttgctgAAAGGGTCTGTAATTCAGTAATTCACCAGTTAGTTAAATTGACACTTTGTAGTGAAATAGAGTATGTGATTATGGAGGATGTTTTGCTTTCTGTTCATTCTTTGTATTAAGAATGCTCTTCTGTTTTGCCTTAATGAGTGCTGCAATTTTATTGAAAAAAAGAAAGGTAACATAGAATATTTGTTCTATTATCATCATCCATAGtttttatcttttttaattttattattatactcAGTCATAGAGTTTAGTGTAGTCAAACTAGCATTGAAGTAttttttagtaataaaaaaaaggaagagTTTGGAATAATACGAGTTTTATCATTTTTTCTTTTGTTATAATCATGTATGGTGAATAGTTAAAGCCCTCCCTCCATTCTTCGTGTATCATGCTTAAAACTAGTATAGCAGCCATTAATCAGGGCCATCAGTCTTTGGCTCGTGGGAATTTATGTGTGGCAGAGGATATTATTACTAAGAACTTTTCTTGTCCCTAATTTTGCTAAAAGGGTGTATATTGAGTGGGAAATCGTTGTTgtttttgttgtttttttttcaaaaatgttAATTTATTAAGCCTTAAACAGGTAAAGAAAATATTACATAGTTAAATTATTCTAAGGGATTGCAAGCAAAAGAGTCCGTAAATATATTTTGAGCAATGGAATGAGCTGCCCTATTACATTCTCTCTATGCACAAAATGAAATTCATATATATTAAGATCATGAGCTAAAACAAAAAAATTCATTAAAGATGCCCATAAGATCACAATGAGTGGATCCTCCCTTAGCTATGGCTATGACCGTTTGAGCTTATCCTTTCAGAAGAACTGAATGAAAACTCTTATTGTTATCAAGCAGCATAGCTTCTCTACAAGCTAAATATTCCAAAGTTAAAGGATATGTGATACGTCTAGTATACCATCCAAGAGTATGTCCCACTGAATTCCGAGCAATAGCAGCAATGGATCCCATGCTCTTTCTCTTATTGACCacaacatcaaaatttatttagatGGTGGTGAGTGTCAAAGGAGTCCAAGAAGCACTCCATGGAGGATGAATCACCTTCCAATTGTGTGGAAGCAAACTCTTAAGCTCCATTAATGACCTTAGAAATAATCTCTTCAAAATTCCAGTATCCATCTTCAAAGATAAGGGCATTTTTGCCTTTACAAATATATCATGGAAGGAATACAAGCAATTAAGACAAAGACTTATGATCCTCATGCTGGGTGAAAACAACTAATAACTCAGTTAAGTAATCAGCTACATTGGTACAGGTAAAAAGTAAAGATCTCACTCTGAAAGGTGAATGAAGCCAAATTTCACAGTTTTAGTGCAATAGAAAAAGTGATTCACAAGCTCCATAAAACTTTCATTCTTGAGGAATGGATGGAATTCTCCTGTTAAGAAGTTCACCGCATGGCAGACATTCCTCAGCTAATTTCTAAGGGATAATTGATAATTTATCAGGCAACTCAATATTCCACAGAGATCTTCAAAATTTGAAAGACATCGCTAAAGACGTATTCCCTAGACCTACAGGAACAGTGGGAGATGAaatatattatccttttttaagtCTTTGTATTTACCATTatagaattatacaaatattttaaattttgagtgaaACACTAACAATCTGTTGTAAACTCTTTCTCCCTTCTTTAAACTTTCTTTGCGATACTCTTTCATTAGTAGTTGTTATTTAGTAAAAGGGTCTATAATACGGTAATTCACCATTTAGTTAAACTGACACTTTGTATTGAAATAGAATCTGTGATTATGAAGGATTTTTTACTCTTTGTTCATCCTTTGaattgagaattttttttttcacagtttatattttaattaaaatataattatcaaatttgattagtcataaaatatgaaaattccaatTATTTTAAGAGACTCAAGCTCAACAATTATCCTCATATCTTAATACCGAATGACTTTTCGATTTTGGATAAATCCAATAATagtatatatatttcaataattatttttttttaatttttaagatctTGAAATTTTCTAATTCATTTATCCCAACCAAATAAGGCCTACAATTTTCATTTAGCATGTATGACTATTCTATTTTATGACT
It encodes:
- the LOC131178424 gene encoding protein FAR1-RELATED SEQUENCE 5-like, which produces MSSAIKNLVEKFNEEGIPTGKVATMFSGDDQQFSNRDCWNHLRNLRKKNLDVGDAQAVLSFSYQYFGDVITFDTSYKTNKYAMPFAPFTELNHHCQSILFRCALLQDESEQSFIWLFETWLKAMYEKRPISIIIDQDKKVFPTTRHCLCLWHIKKKFPEKLAHIYHKNSTFKHELKKCIRESTTVNQFEEDWRDLIVRYGLEKNEWLETLHSIRESWIPAYKMNTFFARMNTIQRSKSINAFFYSFIDAKTSLQEFVIKYDKAVDSDCDKEIKEDFE
- the LOC131178425 gene encoding protein FAR1-RELATED SEQUENCE 5-like — translated: MGSIAAIARNSVGHTLGWYTRRITYPLTLEYLACREAMLLDNNKSFHSVDIESSLMDVKNTSSQSINVNDDDRGKEVSEIISLPYVGMEFDSLDAVELFYKSFAKEKGFGIHIQSSVIGSQSNKVISRTYVCYNEGHYKEESKNEGTNLRKRCSTLRTDCGAMFKVSKGKEMKY